In Xiphophorus hellerii strain 12219 chromosome 4, Xiphophorus_hellerii-4.1, whole genome shotgun sequence, a single genomic region encodes these proteins:
- the LOC116718126 gene encoding gonadotropin-releasing hormone II receptor-like isoform X1, with protein sequence MNMTASRLLSFPSASLRAAHQNADSMLRGRKMNASSCCAAPVAMYQQSSRSDLNASCDLLAPRCNWTAVDGTPQLPTFSTAAKVRVIVTFILCGVSTLCNVAVLWAASGHRRRSHVRVLIVNLTAADLLVTLIVMPVDAAWNITVQWLAGDLACRFLMFLKLQAMYSCAFVTVVISLDRQSAILDPLQISMAPKRNRVMLTVAWIMSALLSIPQVFIFHNVTITYPANFTQCTTRGSFVTHWQETAYNMFTFSWLFLLPLAIMITCYSRIFIHISKQMTKKNVSSDEPRLRCSKNNIPKARMRTLKMSVVIVVSFIVCWTPYYLLGLWYWFFPDDLEGKVSHSLTHILFIFGLFNTCLDPIIYGLFTVRFSRRPRSRRATVISRLDAKPATAESVKCTLPGGSAKGGRDGSCEPNEQKSTDSRL encoded by the exons ATGAATATGACTGCGTCCCGTTTGCTCTCTTTCCCTTCGGCAAGTCTCCGCGCCGCCCACCAAAATGCTGACTCCATGCTGAGGGGTCGGAAAATGAACGCCTCGTCCTGCTGCGCCGCCCCCGTCGCCATGTATCAGCAGAGCTCACGCTCTGACCTCAATGCCAGCTGCGACCTCTTGGCTCCTCGCTGCAACTGGACGGCCGTGGACGGGACCCCGCAGCTGCCCACGTTTTCCACGGCGGCGAAAGTCAGAGTGATCGTCACCTTCATCCTGTGTGGCGTGTCCACCCTCTGCAATGTGGCAGTGCTCTGGGCGGCCAGCGGCCACCGACGCAGGTCTCACGTGCGCGTGCTGATCGTGAACTTGACCGCAGCCGATCTCTTGGTCACCCTCATCGTGATGCCCGTGGACGCCGCGTGGAACATCACCGTTCAGTGGCTGGCCGGCGACCTGGCCTGCAGGTTCTTGATGTTCCTCAAGCTGCAGGCCATGTACTCCTGCGCTTTTGTCACCGTGGTGATAAGTCTGGACAGGCAGTCGGCGATCCTCGACCCCCTGCAGATCAGCATGGCTCCGAAGAGGAACAGGGTCATGCTGACGGTGGCGTGGATAATGAGCGCTCTTCTCTCCATCCCTCAG GTCTTCATTTTCCACAACGTGACGATTACCTATCCAGCAAACTTCACTCAGTGCACCACTAGGGGGAGCTTCGTCACTCACTGGCAGGAAACTGCCTACAACATGTTCACCTTCTCCTGGCTCTTCCTGCTGCCTCTGGCCATCATGATCACCTGCTACAGCCGGATCTTCATCCACATCTCCAAGCAGATGACAAAAAAGAATG TGTCCTCTGATGAACCGCGTCTCCGCTGCTCAAAGAACAACATCCCAAAAGCTCGGATGAGAACTCTGAAGATGAGCGTCGTCATCGTGGTCTCCTTCATCGTCTGCTGGACTCCGTACTACCTGCTGGGACTCTGGTACTGGTTCTTCCCCGACGACCTGGAGGGGAAAGTCTCGCACTCCCTCACCCACATCCTGTTTATCTTCGGGCTTTTCAACACCTGCCTCGACCCGATCATCTACGGCCTCTTCACCGTGCGCTTCAGCAGGAGGCCGAGGAGCCGCAGGGCCACCGTGATCTCCAGGCTGGACGCCAAGCCGGCGACGGCGGAGTCCGTGAAATGCACTCTGCCTGGAGGATCCGCGAAGGGTGGAAGGGACGGCAGCTGTGAACCAAATGAGCAAAAATCCACCGACAGCAGGCTCTGA
- the LOC116718126 gene encoding putative gonadotropin-releasing hormone II receptor isoform X2 → MLRGRKMNASSCCAAPVAMYQQSSRSDLNASCDLLAPRCNWTAVDGTPQLPTFSTAAKVRVIVTFILCGVSTLCNVAVLWAASGHRRRSHVRVLIVNLTAADLLVTLIVMPVDAAWNITVQWLAGDLACRFLMFLKLQAMYSCAFVTVVISLDRQSAILDPLQISMAPKRNRVMLTVAWIMSALLSIPQVFIFHNVTITYPANFTQCTTRGSFVTHWQETAYNMFTFSWLFLLPLAIMITCYSRIFIHISKQMTKKNVSSDEPRLRCSKNNIPKARMRTLKMSVVIVVSFIVCWTPYYLLGLWYWFFPDDLEGKVSHSLTHILFIFGLFNTCLDPIIYGLFTVRFSRRPRSRRATVISRLDAKPATAESVKCTLPGGSAKGGRDGSCEPNEQKSTDSRL, encoded by the exons ATGCTGAGGGGTCGGAAAATGAACGCCTCGTCCTGCTGCGCCGCCCCCGTCGCCATGTATCAGCAGAGCTCACGCTCTGACCTCAATGCCAGCTGCGACCTCTTGGCTCCTCGCTGCAACTGGACGGCCGTGGACGGGACCCCGCAGCTGCCCACGTTTTCCACGGCGGCGAAAGTCAGAGTGATCGTCACCTTCATCCTGTGTGGCGTGTCCACCCTCTGCAATGTGGCAGTGCTCTGGGCGGCCAGCGGCCACCGACGCAGGTCTCACGTGCGCGTGCTGATCGTGAACTTGACCGCAGCCGATCTCTTGGTCACCCTCATCGTGATGCCCGTGGACGCCGCGTGGAACATCACCGTTCAGTGGCTGGCCGGCGACCTGGCCTGCAGGTTCTTGATGTTCCTCAAGCTGCAGGCCATGTACTCCTGCGCTTTTGTCACCGTGGTGATAAGTCTGGACAGGCAGTCGGCGATCCTCGACCCCCTGCAGATCAGCATGGCTCCGAAGAGGAACAGGGTCATGCTGACGGTGGCGTGGATAATGAGCGCTCTTCTCTCCATCCCTCAG GTCTTCATTTTCCACAACGTGACGATTACCTATCCAGCAAACTTCACTCAGTGCACCACTAGGGGGAGCTTCGTCACTCACTGGCAGGAAACTGCCTACAACATGTTCACCTTCTCCTGGCTCTTCCTGCTGCCTCTGGCCATCATGATCACCTGCTACAGCCGGATCTTCATCCACATCTCCAAGCAGATGACAAAAAAGAATG TGTCCTCTGATGAACCGCGTCTCCGCTGCTCAAAGAACAACATCCCAAAAGCTCGGATGAGAACTCTGAAGATGAGCGTCGTCATCGTGGTCTCCTTCATCGTCTGCTGGACTCCGTACTACCTGCTGGGACTCTGGTACTGGTTCTTCCCCGACGACCTGGAGGGGAAAGTCTCGCACTCCCTCACCCACATCCTGTTTATCTTCGGGCTTTTCAACACCTGCCTCGACCCGATCATCTACGGCCTCTTCACCGTGCGCTTCAGCAGGAGGCCGAGGAGCCGCAGGGCCACCGTGATCTCCAGGCTGGACGCCAAGCCGGCGACGGCGGAGTCCGTGAAATGCACTCTGCCTGGAGGATCCGCGAAGGGTGGAAGGGACGGCAGCTGTGAACCAAATGAGCAAAAATCCACCGACAGCAGGCTCTGA